One Silene latifolia isolate original U9 population chromosome 4, ASM4854445v1, whole genome shotgun sequence DNA segment encodes these proteins:
- the LOC141653052 gene encoding auxin-induced protein 22D-like: MARSETYDNDLHLDATELRLGLPGHNEPGTQTTSGNGGRSNKRALPDMPEDSSSTNNSSISDARNDDCPPPSKAQVVGWPPIRSYRKNTLQPKTTEKADGSGMYVKVSMDGAPYLRKIDLKVYSSYEELLQALGNMFKICIGKYSERDGYNGSEFAPTYEDKDGDWMLAGDVPWEMFITSCKRLRIMKSSEAKGLGCLL, encoded by the exons ATGGCAAGGTCGGAAACATATGACAATGATCTGCATCTTGATGCAACTGAGCTAAGACTTGGATTACCTGGACACAATGAACCAGGTACACAAACAACTTCTGGTAATGGTGGTAGGAGTAACAAGAGAGCATTACCTGATATGCCTGAAGACTCATCATCAACAAACAACTCCAGCATTTCTGATGCTCGGAATGATGATTGCCCGCCTCCTTCCAA GGCACAAGTAGTAGGATGGCCACCAATCAGGTCATACAGGAAGAATACCCTACAACCCAAGACAACGGAAAAAGCTGATGGGTCAGGAATGTATGTCAAAGTAAGCATGGACGGAGCACCATACTTAAGGAAGATTGACTTGAAGGTGTACTCAAGTTATGAAGAGCTATTACAGGCCTTAGGAAACATGTTCAAGATTTGCATCGGAAAATACTCAGAGAGAGATGGCTACAATGGATCCGAATTCGCACCCACCTATGAAGACAAAGATGGTGACTGGATGCTTGCCGGAGATGTACCCTGGGAGATGTTCATCACCTCTTGCAAGAGACTCAGGATCATGAAATCTTCAGAAGCAAAAGGGCTTGGGTGTTTATTATAA
- the LOC141653053 gene encoding putative uridine kinase C227.14: MESLTFVPTSSSISSSYSSDVAKQVRFYQWRQSSLSTKCAVNATQPLVYTARANLRDCAVLKVSCCRNSDARVLEARCMDEVYDSLAERLLPTAAAAANPNFKYIVGLAGPPGAGKSTVASEVVKRINNKWPQKAPAMDELIDSPEVATVLPMDGFHLYRHQLDAMEDPKEAHARRGAPWTFDPARLLKCLQTLKNEGSVCAPSFDHGVGDPVEDDIFVSLQHKVVIVEGNYLLLEEGVWNDISTLFDEKWFIDVDLDTSMQRVLKRHMSKSNRSPEEAKWRIDYNDRPNAELIMKSKKNADLIVKSIDLEA, from the exons ATGTGGCTAAACAAGTAAGGTTTTATCAATGGCGCCAATCGTCGTTGTCAACGAAGTGTGCTGTAAATGCCACACAACCTTTGGTTTATACAGCTCGGGCCAATCTTCGAGATTGTGCCGTTCTGAAG GTGTCATGTTGCCGCAACAGTGATGCTCGTGTGTTAGAAGCAAG ATGTATGGATGAGGTATATGATTCGCTTGCAGAACGTCTTCTTCCTACTGCAGCAGCCGCGGCAAATCCGAACTTCAA ATACATAGTCGGCTTAGCTGGTCCTCCCGGTGCTGGAAAAAGTACTGTGGCATCGGAAGTGGTTAAGCGCATCAACAATAAATGGCCACAGAAAGCACCTGCCATGGATGAACTAATAGATTCGCCAGAGGTTGCTACAGTACTTCCCATGGATGGTTTCCATCTTTATCGACATCAACTAGATGCAATGGAG GATCCAAAAGAAGCTCATGCAAGAAGAGGAG CTCCATGGACATTCGACCCGGCAAGGTTACTCAAATGTCTCCAAACTTTGAAAAATGAG GGATCTGTTTGTGCACCATCATTCGACCATGGCGTAGGAGATCCCGTTGAAGATGACATATTTGTCTCCCTTCA GCACAAAGTTGTTATAGTAGAAGGAAATTATTTGCTTCTAGAGGAAGGGGTGTGGAATGATATATCTACCTTGTTTGACGAGAAATG GTTCATTGACGTTGACCTCGACACATCTATGCAACGAGTCTTGAAGAGGCATATGTCAAAAT CCAATAGATCTCCAGAAGAAGCAAAATGGCGG ATAGATTACAATGACCGTCCCAACGCAGAGTTGATCATGAAATCGAAGAAAAATGCAGACTTGATTGTCAAATCAATCGACCTCGAAGCTTAA